The Metabacillus schmidteae genome has a segment encoding these proteins:
- a CDS encoding DUF3993 domain-containing protein encodes MRQIKRCSSFLIMTIILVFSQTVFASELDHKNRENILSHVQSAFQAQQLLSEKPREKEELVHILSDYFDNDVINQYLNENMFEENGKYIVYGTDFPIYVIPFFSYDENTKIIEQKDQIIVYEFFPANSDGPVSYDEHYEWVKLTKTQKGLIITEIKNYAKDLEEIDNDKQQPKTKTQNSTFNTRILNNSEENQDFLLNQNLNHIFIPYFYSKTKTILHDFFYIEIM; translated from the coding sequence ATGAGACAAATAAAACGTTGTAGCAGTTTTCTTATTATGACCATTATTTTAGTTTTTTCTCAAACAGTATTTGCATCTGAACTCGATCATAAAAATCGAGAAAACATCCTATCTCACGTACAAAGTGCCTTTCAAGCACAACAATTATTATCAGAGAAGCCACGAGAAAAAGAGGAATTGGTTCATATTTTATCTGATTACTTCGATAATGATGTGATAAATCAATATTTAAATGAAAACATGTTTGAAGAAAATGGTAAGTATATTGTATATGGAACTGATTTTCCAATCTATGTAATTCCGTTTTTTTCCTATGATGAAAATACAAAGATTATTGAACAAAAAGATCAAATTATTGTTTATGAATTTTTTCCAGCAAATTCAGATGGTCCAGTTAGCTATGATGAACATTATGAGTGGGTAAAATTAACAAAAACACAAAAAGGATTAATTATAACCGAAATTAAAAACTATGCAAAAGATTTGGAAGAAATAGATAATGATAAACAACAACCAAAAACAAAAACACAAAATTCAACATTTAATACACGAATACTGAATAATAGTGAAGAAAATCAAGACTTTCTATTAAATCAAAACTTAAATCACATTTTCATACCTTATTTTTATTCGAAAACAAAAACGATCTTACATGATTTTTTCTATATAGAAATTATGTGA
- the fadH gene encoding 2,4-dienoyl-CoA reductase, whose translation MNNKVVIVTGGSSGMGKAMAERFAQDGAKVVIVGRNQDRLDDTRKDIEAKGGNILTFQLDVRDSEKVVELIKFVDLTYGRIDGFINNAAGNFICPAEKLSINGWKSVIDIVLNGTFYCSSAVGKYWIENQRSGSIINMVATYAWGAGAGVIHSAAAKAGVLSMTRTLAVEWGKKYGIRVNAIAPGPIERTGGAERLWESEEAAKRTIDSVPLGRLGTPEEIAALASFLLSNDATYINGECITMDGAQWLNKHPF comes from the coding sequence ATGAATAACAAAGTGGTTATCGTCACTGGTGGTTCAAGCGGTATGGGTAAAGCGATGGCCGAGCGATTTGCTCAAGATGGGGCTAAAGTAGTTATCGTCGGGAGAAATCAGGATCGACTTGATGATACTCGAAAAGATATAGAAGCAAAAGGTGGAAATATATTAACGTTTCAGTTAGATGTAAGAGATTCCGAAAAAGTAGTAGAACTGATTAAATTTGTTGATTTAACTTATGGAAGGATAGATGGTTTCATTAATAATGCTGCAGGAAATTTTATTTGTCCGGCAGAAAAGTTATCTATAAATGGGTGGAAATCTGTCATTGATATCGTTCTTAATGGGACTTTTTATTGTTCATCAGCGGTAGGAAAGTATTGGATTGAGAATCAAAGGAGCGGTTCAATTATTAACATGGTTGCCACATATGCATGGGGAGCGGGGGCAGGTGTCATTCATTCTGCGGCAGCAAAAGCCGGAGTGTTATCAATGACCAGAACTTTAGCTGTGGAGTGGGGAAAGAAATATGGAATCCGGGTAAATGCGATTGCACCTGGTCCAATTGAGAGGACTGGTGGTGCTGAGCGATTATGGGAATCAGAGGAAGCTGCGAAGAGAACGATTGATAGTGTTCCACTAGGCCGTTTAGGTACTCCTGAGGAAATTGCTGCTTTAGCATCGTTCCTTCTATCTAATGATGCAACTTATATAAACGGAGAATGCATCACGATGGATGGGGCTCAATGGTTAAATAAACATCCTTTCTAA
- a CDS encoding EAL-associated domain-containing protein translates to MDPLDVLTNLDEVIPYYQAIYSADEQQIIGYEVLGRIKLNDEAESLGEFFQDENIPDEYRIEVDDSILSLAIDEFLELKDSHLNLFINRDANLLMLDHGESFLEILLEKQQKGLKLNQIVLEITEHNFRGDIEQLYHLLLYYRTYGIKVAIDNIGKASSNLDRIGLLSPDILKIDLQPLRLSSPSQSYYDVLYSISLLARKIGAALLYEDIEVNFQLQYAWKNGGRYYQGFYLSKPQREFTKIDECKAMLKNEFQTYINSEKKKLENLYLFTENFNQRVQQILQKVGKQFENYEDLLQQLSKELNDCSFRIYICDEDGFQQSVNIFKQEKWEIQPQYFLHNWSWRPYFLANIMRMRFDQKGFLSDVYSDIETGELIRTFSFPLSQNHYLFIDLAYAYLYEEEGLL, encoded by the coding sequence ATGGATCCATTAGATGTCTTAACAAATTTAGATGAAGTTATTCCTTATTATCAAGCTATTTACAGTGCTGATGAGCAACAAATCATCGGATATGAAGTTTTAGGCAGAATTAAACTAAATGACGAAGCTGAAAGTCTAGGTGAATTTTTTCAGGATGAAAATATTCCGGACGAGTATCGAATTGAAGTTGATGACTCAATTTTAAGCCTTGCAATAGATGAATTTTTGGAATTAAAAGATTCACATCTTAACCTTTTTATAAATCGTGATGCTAACCTTTTAATGCTTGATCATGGAGAAAGCTTTCTAGAAATTCTTTTAGAGAAACAACAAAAAGGGTTAAAACTTAATCAAATCGTTTTAGAAATTACTGAACATAATTTTCGGGGAGATATTGAACAACTTTATCATCTCTTACTATATTACAGAACCTATGGTATTAAAGTAGCTATTGATAACATTGGTAAGGCCAGTAGTAACCTGGATCGTATTGGTCTTCTATCACCTGATATTTTGAAAATTGATCTACAACCTTTAAGGTTAAGTTCTCCTTCACAATCATATTATGATGTACTTTATTCGATCTCACTTTTGGCTAGGAAAATCGGTGCTGCATTGCTTTATGAGGACATCGAGGTTAACTTTCAGCTTCAGTATGCGTGGAAGAATGGTGGACGTTATTACCAAGGGTTTTATTTGAGTAAACCTCAACGGGAGTTCACTAAAATTGATGAATGCAAAGCTATGCTAAAGAATGAATTTCAAACCTATATTAATTCTGAGAAAAAGAAGCTTGAAAACCTTTATCTATTTACAGAAAATTTTAACCAACGAGTCCAGCAAATCCTTCAAAAGGTTGGAAAGCAATTTGAAAATTATGAAGATTTACTTCAGCAGCTATCAAAGGAGCTGAACGACTGTAGCTTTAGAATTTATATTTGTGATGAAGATGGTTTTCAACAATCTGTTAATATTTTCAAACAGGAAAAATGGGAAATTCAGCCACAATATTTTCTGCATAACTGGAGTTGGCGACCTTATTTTCTCGCAAATATTATGAGAATGAGATTTGATCAAAAAGGGTTTTTAAGTGATGTTTATAGTGATATTGAAACAGGAGAATTAATTCGAACATTTTCGTTTCCATTAAGTCAGAATCATTATCTTTTTATTGATTTAGCCTATGCTTATCTATATGAAGAAGAAGGTCTTTTATAA
- a CDS encoding glutaredoxin family protein — translation MKKVIVYTQPSCPPCQVVKKFLDHYHITYIEKDVSADTDARKVLVEDLKSTSTPTVTVDEHVVPGFDLKKLEELLGL, via the coding sequence GTGAAAAAAGTTATCGTATATACTCAACCTAGTTGCCCACCTTGTCAAGTTGTCAAAAAATTCCTTGATCATTATCATATTACTTATATAGAAAAGGATGTATCTGCTGACACAGATGCCCGAAAAGTCCTTGTTGAAGATTTAAAATCAACCTCAACACCAACTGTTACAGTGGACGAACATGTGGTTCCAGGATTTGATTTAAAAAAACTTGAGGAACTATTGGGTCTATAA
- a CDS encoding YkuJ family protein gives MSQLLGIITRLQNLQENSGSGEPVQRFFEVEGEKRCSVKYFDKNSTFELEVYQKGEKPQSYQFDNIDMIAMEIFDLLQ, from the coding sequence GTGTCACAGCTTTTAGGTATTATTACAAGACTTCAAAATCTTCAAGAAAATTCTGGTTCAGGTGAACCTGTACAACGTTTTTTTGAGGTTGAAGGTGAAAAACGTTGTAGTGTAAAATATTTTGACAAAAATAGCACGTTTGAACTTGAAGTATATCAAAAGGGTGAAAAACCTCAATCATATCAATTTGATAATATCGATATGATTGCTATGGAAATTTTCGATCTCCTCCAATAA